From the Erythrolamprus reginae isolate rEryReg1 chromosome Z, rEryReg1.hap1, whole genome shotgun sequence genome, one window contains:
- the LOC139153974 gene encoding olfactory receptor 1G1-like, giving the protein MGYDRYVAICHPLHYSRYLTKEVCNKMVGGAWLLGFFHSIGNALPLLNLNFCSNNVIKHYTCDLPPLLALSCTETLTNYIILLIFAFVLGFSSFLFGLLSYIRIISTILKIKSAKGREKAFSTCSSHLIVVGLFYLTSFVHYMKPNSDSLIDLDKVISIQYSILTPMLNPIIYSLKNKEIKSVLLKMFGKRRAIHYP; this is encoded by the coding sequence ATGGGTTATGACCGATATGTGGCTATATGTCACCCACTACACTACAGCAGATACTTGACAAAAGAGGTATGTAATAAAATGGTAGGTGGTGCTTGGCTCCTGGGTTTCTTTCATTCTATAGGCAATGCCCTTCCTTTGCTAAATCTCAATTTTTGCAGCAACAATGTCATTAAACACTATACTTGTGATCTTCCTCCACTCTTGGCTTTGTCTTGTACAGAGACTCTCACTAATTACATTATTCTTCTAATATTTGCATTTGTATTAGGTTTTAGCTCATTTCTTTTTGGCTTGCTCTCTTACATTCGCATCATTTCAACCATCCTAAAAATTAAATCAGCAAAAGGCCGGGAAAAAGCTTTCTCCACATGTAGCTCCCATCTTATTGTTGTGGGTTTATTTTACCTTACATCTTTTGTTCACTATATGAAGCCAAATTCAGATTCACTCATAGATCTGGACAAAGTGATCTCTATTCAATATAGCATTTTAACCCCAATGTTAAATCCTATCATTTACAGTCTGAAAAACAAGGAGATCAAATCAGTTTTATTGAAAATGTTTGGAAAACGGAGGGCCATTCATTACCCCTGA
- the LOC139153483 gene encoding olfactory receptor 7C1-like yields MENQTDSLVFLFLGLSNDPQLKILLFLIFSIIFLITLSGNITIILIIRMDPSLSAPMYYFLSHLSFVDICYSADIVPKMLMNFLTKHKKICFANCVTQIFFSLLLSVTEVFILSAMAYDRYSAVCHPLHYVMIMNKALCNYLLIGAWLMGLLAAIINTVPIFGLQFCGLREINNFRCELLLLLKASCSDTFLNDWILLFSVLIFGLGSFLPILVSYIHIISNIMKMHSIESKRKTFSTCSSHLTVLGLLYMTGMSQYMKPRRVSSTTLDKLFSIQYSILTPMLNPIIYSLKNEEVKRALRRIITKK; encoded by the coding sequence ATGGAGAACCAAACTGATTCATTGGTCTTCCTTTTTCTTGGACTTTCCAATGATCCTCAACTAAAGATTCTTCTTTTCTTGATCTTTTCAATCATCTTTCTAATAACACTGTCAGGAAACATCACAATAATTTTGATCATAAGAATGGATCCTTCTCTCTCTGCACCGATGTATTATTTCCTCTCTCATCTGTCCTTTGTTGATATCTGTTATTCTGCAGATATTGTCCCTAAGATGTTAATGAATTTTCTTACGAAACATAAGAAAATTTGCTTCGCCAACTGTGTTACACAAATCTTTTTCAGTCTTCTATTAAGTGTTACAGAAGTTTTTATACTTTCAGCAATGGCATATGATAGATACAGTGCTGTTTGTCACCCGCTTCATTATGTAATGATCATGAATAAAGCACTATGTAATTACCTGCTTATAGGAGCATGGCTAATGGGTTTATTGGCTGCAATCATAAACACAGTTCCTATATTTGGCTTACAGTTTTGTGGCCTTCGAGAAATTAATAACTTCAGATGTGAACTTCTATTGCTATTGAAAGCGTCTTGTTCTGACACTTTTCTTAATGATTggattcttttattttctgtgtTGATTTTTGGACTTGGTTCCTTCTTACCAATTTTGGTCTCCTACATCCACATCATCTCCAATATCATGAAGATGCATTCCATAGAGAGCAAAAGAAAAACTTTTTCCACCTGCAGCTCTCATTTAACTGTATTGGGTTTGCTATATATGACAGGAATGTCTCAATACATGAAACCTAGAAGAGTTTCTTCAACTACACTAGACAAGCTTTTCTCTATTCAGTATAGCATTTTGACCCCCATGCTGAACCCAATTATTTATAGTCTGAAAAACGAAGAAGTGAAGAGAGCACTTAGAAGAATAATTACAAAAAAGTAA